In Magnolia sinica isolate HGM2019 chromosome 12, MsV1, whole genome shotgun sequence, a single genomic region encodes these proteins:
- the LOC131221076 gene encoding uncharacterized protein LOC131221076 isoform X2: MDLYHLSSLGVLCSWKNWISAAMDFQVETALGEHPNPSQVEKVKLILGEHEKELSEALEKVVGVLDDGIALICKVIIAEIVITWGCWTL, encoded by the exons ATGGATCTATACCACCTGAGCTCTTTGGGAGTTCTATGCAGCTGGAAGAACTGGATCTCAGCAGCAATGGATTTTCAG GTTGAGACGGCCCTTGGAGAGCATCCTAATCCGTCTCAAGTGGAGAAGGTGAAACTAATCCTTGGG GAGCATGAAAAAGAACTTAGCGAAGCACTTGAGAAGGTCGTTGGTGTATTAGACGATG gAATCGCATTGATTTGCAAGGTGATTATAGCTGAAATAGTCATTACGTGGGGCTGTTGGACACTTTGA